In Paenibacillus ihbetae, the following are encoded in one genomic region:
- a CDS encoding MarR family transcriptional regulator — protein MDYPDRIKTLIHEQLLHFSHLHEQRMELELKEIKKMAQLQQLKDVPGNLSTIHVLDCIGDHEPINHSAIAEKLKLSKASITKISKKLLELDLIHRTQLNDNRKEVYFRLTPQGKQLFEMHRSMHEAEEQRFMRFLDQYSDDELHTILKFFQGMARYIDER, from the coding sequence ATGGATTACCCTGACCGTATCAAGACGTTAATTCATGAACAGCTGCTTCATTTTTCCCATTTGCATGAACAAAGAATGGAGCTGGAGCTTAAAGAAATCAAAAAGATGGCGCAGCTTCAGCAGTTGAAAGACGTGCCTGGGAACTTATCGACGATCCATGTTCTGGATTGTATCGGCGATCATGAACCGATCAATCATTCCGCGATTGCCGAGAAATTAAAATTGTCAAAGGCCAGCATTACCAAGATTAGCAAAAAGCTGCTTGAGCTTGATCTTATTCATCGGACCCAGCTTAATGATAATCGCAAAGAGGTGTACTTTCGTCTTACCCCCCAAGGGAAACAGCTGTTTGAAATGCATCGATCTATGCACGAAGCGGAAGAGCAGCGATTTATGCGTTTTTTGGACCAATACTCCGATGATGAGCTGCATACGATTTTGAAGTTCTTTCAGGGAATGGCCCGGTACATAGACGAGAGATAA
- a CDS encoding TetR/AcrR family transcriptional regulator has translation MNGYQIRTEKKKEGILKAAFGLILSFGINKMSIAEVAKKAKVSPVSIYNYFGSKEGLVRSAVFHYMEQKIEEYEEIMEENLPFQEKIKKIVFDNIENVNFLEHDLLKTVMEHPMIREEIEEFYQTKTIPFFNKLIQEGKRTDSINADISSEAVMLYLQIFKEAITRPGFLTQASPTTLKDLNSLLYFGLLGKG, from the coding sequence ATGAACGGATATCAAATTCGTACGGAAAAGAAAAAGGAAGGAATATTAAAAGCAGCATTCGGTCTCATCCTCAGCTTTGGCATCAATAAGATGAGTATTGCTGAGGTTGCAAAGAAAGCGAAAGTATCTCCTGTTTCGATATACAATTATTTTGGCAGTAAAGAAGGACTTGTTCGCAGCGCAGTGTTTCATTATATGGAGCAGAAGATTGAAGAGTACGAGGAGATCATGGAAGAGAACCTTCCATTCCAAGAGAAAATCAAGAAAATTGTGTTTGACAACATAGAAAACGTGAATTTTCTAGAACATGACCTATTGAAAACCGTTATGGAGCACCCCATGATCCGGGAGGAAATCGAAGAATTTTATCAAACCAAAACCATCCCCTTTTTTAATAAATTGATTCAGGAGGGGAAACGGACGGACAGCATCAACGCGGACATTTCCTCGGAAGCGGTTATGCTCTACCTTCAGATTTTTAAAGAGGCCATCACCCGGCCCGGGTTCCTTACACAAGCAAGCCCAACTACCCTAAAAGACTTAAATTCTCTGTTATACTTTGGACTTTTGGGTAAGGGCTAA
- a CDS encoding cytochrome P450 has product MNHLRRPDSSASSQAIPGPRSMFGWRMNMLRFYRQPFLFSRWLYEKYGQVVALGHGNQPAFVFAFGPELNQQILTNPELFNVSTALLKLPEESLLGRMFYNNLLLMTGEKHKKHRRLMQPSFHRQQIASYCNDMVQLTQSLSESWQGKLEIELNFEMKKLTQRIAVKTLFGLYNEEDLDQMGSLIQRLTRMMPLISMAPVKFPGSPYHQALRSAEQLHGHIQEMITEKRLSPNSMDVLASLIQARDEDGAQLSDDELIGHAFSLYVAGHETSANALTWSLFLLSQHPHIAHNLMEEIDDKLGGSDPTIEKLGSLSYLDAVVKETLRLMPPAGIGIRVTSDACILGGYMIPRNTNVMFNQMITHRIPELYEDPDHFKPERWSSIKRTAFEHLPFSAGEHMCIGWNFALQEIKVVLAVLLQRHRFSVRPNANISPNMMMRPLHGLPMEVVPQDRKFKRTPVRGTVHHLIHF; this is encoded by the coding sequence ATGAACCATTTAAGACGTCCAGACAGCAGTGCTTCATCACAAGCAATTCCAGGGCCACGATCGATGTTTGGTTGGCGAATGAATATGCTTCGATTTTATCGACAGCCGTTTTTGTTTTCGCGCTGGCTTTATGAGAAGTATGGTCAGGTTGTTGCTTTGGGTCATGGAAATCAGCCTGCTTTTGTTTTTGCCTTTGGGCCGGAGTTAAACCAACAGATTCTGACGAATCCGGAGTTATTCAATGTTAGTACGGCGCTTCTAAAGCTCCCTGAGGAATCATTGCTGGGAAGGATGTTCTATAACAACCTGCTGCTTATGACCGGTGAGAAGCATAAGAAGCATCGTCGCTTGATGCAGCCTTCTTTTCATCGGCAACAGATCGCTTCGTATTGTAATGACATGGTCCAGCTCACGCAAAGCTTAAGTGAGAGCTGGCAAGGGAAGCTTGAAATAGAGTTGAATTTTGAGATGAAAAAATTAACGCAACGAATTGCTGTTAAGACACTGTTCGGGTTGTATAACGAAGAAGATTTAGATCAAATGGGCTCATTAATTCAGCGGTTGACAAGAATGATGCCGCTAATCTCGATGGCGCCAGTCAAGTTTCCCGGTTCCCCATACCATCAAGCCCTACGCAGCGCCGAGCAGCTCCATGGGCATATTCAAGAAATGATCACAGAAAAGCGTCTGAGTCCAAATTCGATGGATGTCCTAGCATCGCTAATCCAAGCTCGTGATGAGGACGGTGCCCAATTAAGCGACGACGAGCTCATCGGACACGCATTTAGCCTATACGTTGCGGGACATGAAACATCCGCAAATGCTTTGACGTGGTCCCTCTTTCTACTCAGCCAACACCCACATATTGCGCACAATTTGATGGAAGAGATTGACGACAAACTCGGCGGATCAGATCCTACCATTGAAAAACTTGGATCCCTCTCATACCTGGATGCAGTTGTGAAGGAAACTTTAAGGCTAATGCCGCCAGCCGGGATTGGAATCCGAGTCACGTCGGATGCGTGTATCTTGGGAGGATACATGATCCCTAGAAATACCAATGTGATGTTCAATCAAATGATCACGCATCGAATCCCAGAGCTTTACGAAGATCCTGATCATTTTAAACCGGAACGCTGGAGTTCCATCAAGAGAACTGCATTCGAACACTTGCCTTTTAGTGCGGGAGAGCATATGTGTATTGGATGGAACTTTGCACTCCAAGAAATCAAAGTTGTCCTTGCCGTTCTCCTTCAGCGACATCGCTTTTCTGTAAGACCTAATGCTAATATTTCACCAAACATGATGATGCGTCCCCTTCATGGACTGCCGATGGAAGTCGTTCCCCAAGACCGAAAGTTCAAGCGGACTCCCGTTCGTGGAACCGTTCATCATCTCATCCATTTTTAG
- a CDS encoding ADP-ribosylglycohydrolase family protein: MENIIFDRIKGGLYGVAVGDALGGTTEFMSEREIEEKHGYLTEIIGGGVWHLEPGEVTDDTMMTLCVAAGILEHPVEPMEAIGRFFMEWYQSRPKDIGNIIRYVFQKYEGDWFEAAFIAHMDLGQSGGNGSLMRCLPAALAYKDPADIDRITAMQSRMTHYDPRCTEACIIYNRMAQRLLQGEPLRTVILSEAEGSEYKGVIEDEPECPTSGFVVHTFRWVLHILLHTSDFAEVVQKAANLGGDSDTIGAIAGGLAGIYYGYEGIPARYAEAILIKEKLDEISSRLYMLKTA, encoded by the coding sequence ATGGAAAACATAATATTTGATCGAATCAAGGGTGGCTTGTACGGGGTGGCTGTGGGGGACGCGCTTGGCGGAACGACGGAGTTCATGAGTGAACGGGAGATCGAGGAGAAGCATGGTTATTTGACGGAGATCATTGGCGGTGGAGTATGGCATCTGGAGCCCGGGGAAGTGACCGATGATACGATGATGACCTTGTGCGTGGCAGCAGGAATCCTCGAACATCCTGTAGAGCCAATGGAGGCAATCGGGCGTTTTTTTATGGAATGGTACCAATCGAGACCCAAAGACATAGGAAATATCATCCGTTACGTGTTTCAAAAGTATGAGGGCGACTGGTTCGAAGCCGCCTTTATAGCGCACATGGATTTGGGACAAAGCGGCGGGAACGGATCTCTTATGCGATGCCTGCCGGCTGCGCTGGCTTACAAGGACCCGGCGGACATAGACCGTATAACGGCCATGCAATCGCGAATGACGCATTATGATCCAAGGTGTACCGAAGCCTGCATCATCTATAACCGAATGGCTCAACGTCTTCTGCAGGGAGAACCCTTAAGAACGGTGATCTTGTCCGAAGCGGAAGGAAGCGAATACAAGGGTGTCATTGAAGATGAACCGGAATGCCCGACCAGCGGGTTTGTGGTACATACCTTCCGGTGGGTGCTCCATATATTGCTCCACACGTCAGATTTTGCAGAAGTCGTGCAGAAGGCGGCAAATCTTGGCGGTGATTCCGATACGATAGGCGCGATTGCAGGAGGGCTGGCAGGCATCTACTACGGCTATGAGGGCATTCCAGCCCGATATGCCGAGGCGATTTTGATTAAAGAGAAGCTTGATGAGATCAGCTCTCGGCTATATATGTTGAAAACTGCTTAA
- a CDS encoding glycoside hydrolase family 88/105 protein — MNLKLDIALEDLKLSAKRIADYTFGMDLTWDWPGGVAFYGISRLFEVTGEHAYLDRMIDWVEEYFEAGIPEEWTVNSCAMGHMLLTLYDQTKDQKYLDLILSKIDYLEHHALRFGDRVLQHTVSANNDFPEQCWADTLFMAAYLELRVGVTLGKKTLIDDALHQFERHIHYLQDEDSGLWYHGYNHIKKNHMSAIHWARANAWAAYTMSRAARGLPEGYLYPPMMHIWSSLRDQLAAIKRLQHEDGLWGTVLDYPEAYGEVSATAGIAAAMVLQGNPLHAKYVRRALDGVLANIADNGRVLNVSGGTAVMNDIEGYLGIDRKWAQGWGQGLALAFLAAVIEVVEA, encoded by the coding sequence ATGAATCTAAAATTAGATATTGCTTTGGAAGATTTAAAGCTATCCGCGAAGCGCATTGCGGACTATACGTTCGGGATGGATTTGACATGGGACTGGCCGGGCGGTGTCGCATTCTATGGGATTAGCCGTCTGTTCGAGGTAACTGGCGAGCACGCTTACCTGGATCGGATGATCGATTGGGTGGAGGAGTACTTCGAAGCGGGCATCCCGGAAGAATGGACCGTGAACTCCTGCGCGATGGGGCATATGCTGTTGACCCTGTACGATCAGACAAAGGATCAGAAATATCTGGATCTTATTTTAAGCAAGATTGATTACTTGGAGCATCATGCATTGCGTTTCGGCGACCGGGTCCTTCAGCATACGGTGTCGGCCAACAATGACTTTCCGGAGCAGTGCTGGGCGGATACGCTGTTCATGGCGGCATATTTGGAGCTTCGGGTCGGCGTGACGCTTGGCAAGAAGACGCTTATTGACGATGCGCTGCATCAATTCGAACGGCATATTCATTACCTGCAAGATGAGGATTCCGGGCTGTGGTACCATGGGTACAACCATATCAAAAAGAACCATATGTCCGCCATCCATTGGGCACGCGCCAATGCCTGGGCAGCCTATACGATGTCCCGTGCGGCAAGGGGGCTGCCGGAAGGATATCTTTATCCTCCCATGATGCATATATGGAGCTCCTTGCGCGACCAGCTGGCAGCCATTAAGCGGCTGCAGCATGAGGACGGGCTGTGGGGTACCGTACTCGATTACCCGGAAGCCTACGGCGAAGTATCGGCTACAGCGGGCATTGCAGCAGCCATGGTATTGCAGGGCAATCCGCTGCACGCGAAATATGTGAGAAGAGCCTTGGACGGCGTACTCGCCAATATAGCGGACAACGGACGGGTACTGAACGTGTCCGGAGGTACGGCGGTCATGAACGATATCGAAGGATATCTCGGCATTGACCGGAAATGGGCTCAGGGCTGGGGACAAGGTTTGGCGCTGGCGTTCCTGGCGGCAGTCATTGAAGTTGTCGAAGCCTGA
- a CDS encoding peptidase: MFSTRAHFILDTTYNVISVHDFPIVPHQDWTASYGAYKEKLTRRIQRFWHVLHRSVLFVRWGEIGVQEAAALRAIQSSLTPASCSILFMQPVSGLESIQEIDWELGGISTLQVPLERPNDIAVWDYALNGLSLTGYWT; encoded by the coding sequence ATGTTCTCAACAAGAGCCCATTTTATTCTCGATACGACCTATAACGTCATTTCTGTCCATGATTTCCCGATCGTTCCGCACCAGGATTGGACGGCGTCCTACGGTGCATATAAGGAGAAGCTTACCCGTCGTATTCAACGATTTTGGCATGTGCTCCACCGTTCCGTTCTGTTTGTCAGGTGGGGAGAGATCGGGGTACAAGAAGCCGCTGCGCTGCGTGCCATCCAGTCCTCGTTGACGCCGGCCAGCTGCAGCATTTTATTCATGCAGCCTGTATCCGGTTTGGAGTCGATTCAGGAGATCGATTGGGAACTAGGCGGCATCAGCACGCTGCAGGTTCCCCTCGAACGGCCCAATGATATAGCAGTGTGGGATTATGCCTTGAACGGTTTGTCATTAACAGGGTACTGGACTTAA
- a CDS encoding SRPBCC family protein translates to MTERFVKHATFVVERTYAASPARVYQAWSDANSKAKWFSKPEIFEFRVGGREYSSGGPPEGPVFTFDAYYQEIVPEERIVYSYSLDSDDIRMSVSITTVELIPTEGGTRLVFTEQGAFFDGHDSPEIREHGTNEMLDALGKSLE, encoded by the coding sequence TTGACTGAACGTTTTGTTAAACACGCCACTTTCGTTGTGGAGCGAACTTATGCCGCATCGCCTGCAAGGGTCTATCAAGCTTGGTCCGATGCCAATTCCAAAGCAAAGTGGTTCTCGAAACCCGAAATTTTTGAATTCCGTGTCGGTGGACGGGAGTACAGCAGCGGAGGTCCGCCGGAAGGGCCGGTCTTTACCTTTGACGCATACTATCAGGAGATTGTGCCGGAGGAGCGGATCGTTTATAGCTACTCCCTGGATTCGGACGATATTCGGATGTCCGTTTCAATCACAACCGTCGAGCTCATCCCGACCGAAGGCGGCACGAGGCTGGTATTCACCGAGCAAGGGGCATTTTTCGACGGGCATGATTCACCGGAGATCCGCGAGCATGGCACGAATGAAATGCTAGATGCACTTGGCAAATCACTGGAATAA
- a CDS encoding cache domain-containing protein gives MKRFPMMMQLAFILFFIMAIPMAILTWYSSSHILQNSEHAFAETSLAELNANREHNENALNNLSQNTVRLGGTDIFDRIRPFKSLADLKTKYVNVSKAMAVLKELLNLNQSVDGVYSSFFYLDDANYVISTDKGITSLDKYESIDWLNEALLEQKGIRGVWYPRKLDSGVNVLSFALPLNRLSTATRGTIVVNLKESQIQQYLQSTKSGKQSYLLMKPTGTIISHHDKSLLLKNAYDEPFILDISRQAPEGYMFREHDGERLLYAWSRTKEFGWTNVGIYSVDELMNKPHALQRSIILLTIVIIFAGSILTVFIATWLSRPARELVRAVRGRINPGAQDKNELAFLDAAFRRMQEEEEGLYKLLSIHEQDAQSYAIHRLLRGEVTPQAEEIFPDLHFLVAVVSINGYRNYISRRNNPETRSYHRYLLISKCDHLFPSGSAILCDAGIDA, from the coding sequence ATGAAGCGATTTCCAATGATGATGCAATTGGCATTCATCCTATTCTTCATCATGGCTATACCGATGGCCATCTTAACCTGGTACAGCAGCTCCCATATCCTGCAAAATTCGGAGCATGCCTTCGCGGAAACCTCGCTTGCAGAATTAAATGCCAATCGCGAGCATAATGAGAACGCTCTAAACAATCTTTCCCAAAATACGGTACGCCTTGGCGGCACCGACATCTTCGATCGAATCCGCCCGTTCAAGTCACTGGCGGATCTCAAAACGAAATACGTGAATGTAAGCAAGGCGATGGCGGTACTCAAGGAGCTGTTGAATCTGAATCAGAGCGTGGACGGTGTGTATTCCTCTTTCTTTTATCTCGATGATGCGAATTACGTGATTTCGACGGATAAAGGCATTACCAGCTTGGATAAATACGAGTCGATCGACTGGCTGAACGAGGCGCTTTTGGAGCAAAAAGGGATACGCGGCGTATGGTATCCGCGCAAGCTTGATTCGGGCGTTAACGTCCTATCGTTCGCTTTGCCTTTAAATCGGCTTTCCACCGCGACTCGTGGAACGATCGTCGTCAATTTGAAGGAGAGTCAGATCCAGCAGTACCTGCAGTCAACGAAATCAGGGAAGCAGAGCTATTTGCTTATGAAGCCGACCGGCACCATTATCTCCCATCATGACAAGAGTTTACTGCTTAAGAACGCCTATGATGAGCCGTTCATCCTCGATATTTCCCGGCAAGCACCCGAAGGCTACATGTTCCGTGAGCATGATGGTGAGCGGTTACTGTATGCGTGGTCCCGTACGAAAGAATTCGGCTGGACGAACGTAGGCATCTACTCGGTCGATGAATTGATGAATAAGCCCCACGCTTTGCAGAGAAGCATTATTTTGCTTACGATCGTGATTATTTTCGCGGGATCCATCCTGACTGTTTTTATTGCCACATGGTTGTCCAGGCCGGCCAGGGAGTTGGTTCGTGCCGTTCGGGGACGCATCAATCCTGGGGCTCAAGATAAGAATGAGCTTGCCTTTCTGGATGCGGCATTCCGGCGGATGCAGGAAGAGGAGGAAGGGCTGTATAAGCTTCTGAGTATCCACGAGCAGGATGCTCAAAGCTATGCCATCCATCGTTTGCTGCGGGGTGAAGTGACGCCACAAGCGGAAGAGATTTTCCCGGATTTGCACTTTCTTGTTGCCGTGGTATCCATCAACGGTTATCGGAACTATATAAGCCGCCGGAACAACCCGGAAACACGCAGCTACCATCGCTACTTGCTCATCTCGAAATGCGACCATTTATTCCCGAGCGGAAGCGCCATCCTTTGCGACGCCGGAATTGACGCTTAA
- a CDS encoding isocitrate lyase/PEP mutase family protein yields MERTQSIQKAIDFEKLHSNFFILPNAWDAASAKIFEQCGFKALGTTSAGIAASYGYADRSMPFDTMLDAVRNIVHAVDIPVTVDIEDGYGETPEDAAEAVKKVITAGAVGINLEDSTMDPQKPLQDISFQQKKIDAIRELGERLGIPVFINARTDPYWIKLETPFNKLDETIKRAHAYQEAGADCIFVPGIKTLTDIRTLRQEINAPINVLAAPGLPSAHELEALGIQRISTGSGPYRAVLSFLQSIGQEMLERGIFEPVTSTSKITYDDLLRL; encoded by the coding sequence ATGGAAAGGACACAATCCATTCAAAAGGCAATCGATTTCGAAAAGCTTCACTCGAACTTCTTTATTTTGCCTAACGCGTGGGATGCGGCAAGCGCGAAAATTTTCGAGCAATGCGGCTTCAAAGCCCTGGGTACGACCAGTGCAGGCATTGCCGCTTCTTATGGATATGCGGACCGCAGCATGCCGTTTGACACGATGCTGGATGCCGTCCGCAACATCGTCCATGCTGTCGACATTCCCGTAACCGTGGATATCGAGGACGGCTATGGGGAGACGCCTGAAGACGCTGCAGAGGCGGTTAAAAAGGTAATCACCGCCGGGGCGGTGGGGATCAATCTTGAAGACAGCACCATGGATCCGCAAAAGCCATTGCAAGACATCTCATTTCAGCAAAAGAAAATCGACGCCATCCGAGAGCTCGGGGAACGCCTTGGCATTCCTGTCTTTATCAATGCCCGAACGGATCCCTATTGGATCAAGTTAGAGACTCCTTTCAATAAGCTCGACGAAACAATTAAACGGGCACATGCTTATCAGGAAGCAGGGGCAGATTGCATCTTTGTCCCCGGTATCAAGACGCTCACAGACATCCGGACACTCAGGCAAGAAATTAACGCTCCCATCAATGTATTGGCTGCACCCGGATTGCCTTCGGCCCATGAACTTGAAGCGCTCGGCATCCAACGAATCAGCACCGGTTCGGGACCTTATAGAGCCGTGTTATCCTTCCTGCAGTCCATCGGACAAGAAATGCTGGAGAGGGGCATCTTTGAGCCGGTGACTTCGACCTCTAAAATTACTTATGACGATTTATTGAGACTCTGA
- a CDS encoding DUF4181 domain-containing protein, with product MFQISIILYAIVVVIGYLWMRKKMKVTYNSNGPLYKHINRFHLMGELIIVAVSLIALFYTRLVLEWRWEAYQDLILVLAFLHAFRSVVERRFNKESKQHLLSAYTSVSSLLLFLGVELLV from the coding sequence ATGTTTCAGATTAGTATCATTTTGTATGCAATCGTAGTCGTTATCGGTTACTTATGGATGAGAAAAAAAATGAAAGTCACCTACAATTCAAATGGGCCGTTGTATAAGCATATCAACCGATTTCATCTCATGGGGGAGCTCATCATTGTTGCGGTTTCTTTAATCGCCCTCTTCTACACGAGGCTTGTTCTGGAATGGAGATGGGAGGCTTATCAGGACTTGATTCTTGTGCTAGCCTTTCTGCATGCATTCCGATCCGTTGTTGAAAGACGCTTCAATAAGGAATCCAAGCAGCACCTCCTTAGCGCCTACACCAGTGTCAGCAGCTTGCTGCTCTTCCTTGGTGTTGAGCTGCTCGTTTGA
- a CDS encoding DUF3502 domain-containing protein, with product MTLKANKNNWTPAGYEQIVEDMIKYRNETKPYQTPDPLFTVVLEKVTEYKADLNNLFQELYLDIILAPADQFDAKYEAAKQKFLDAGYQEILDEKQKAIDAGQFR from the coding sequence TTGACGCTTAAAGCCAACAAAAACAACTGGACGCCTGCGGGTTACGAGCAGATTGTCGAGGACATGATTAAATACCGTAACGAGACCAAACCATACCAGACGCCGGATCCGCTGTTCACCGTAGTCCTCGAGAAGGTTACCGAGTACAAGGCGGATTTGAACAACCTCTTCCAGGAGCTGTATCTTGATATTATTCTTGCGCCGGCCGATCAGTTCGATGCGAAATACGAAGCGGCCAAGCAGAAATTCCTCGACGCAGGCTACCAGGAGATTTTGGACGAGAAGCAAAAAGCGATTGATGCAGGCCAATTCAGGTAG
- a CDS encoding nitroreductase family protein produces MNYSQTIRERRTIRRFNPIPVDPDMVVSLLTDAATLYEAEGTPRWRCLYAGSAESRQRLVESMIAKMKESKFGKLIPAKMINYFIKQITDIPSHLIFIAESVSDQRQRDENYAAVCSIMQNFLLLGWEHGLGALWDTDPMLQSESFLAEIGLQEGERFAGILHVGYFDKVPRARRRTPAEQKWTSIVGDGQPDEKQSNNARISEQSILEVLNDAVWAPNDGLREPWRFIYVTGSGAVGKLPVLQGNPSPALLLVVAKEEADSHKQEEDYAAVCCLIQNFQLLVKSKPWYARRTVPEWIYDQDHCKLFGIRPLERIVAVLELGEDDPFSQSAPSAPPLLNLTHL; encoded by the coding sequence TTGAATTATTCCCAAACGATAAGAGAGCGCAGAACCATCCGGAGATTCAACCCAATCCCGGTTGACCCTGATATGGTCGTATCCTTGCTGACCGATGCAGCCACATTGTACGAGGCCGAAGGTACACCGCGCTGGCGCTGTCTATACGCCGGCTCGGCGGAGTCGCGTCAAAGACTGGTTGAGAGCATGATCGCCAAAATGAAGGAAAGCAAATTCGGCAAGCTTATCCCTGCTAAAATGATCAATTATTTCATAAAACAGATAACGGATATTCCCTCGCACCTGATCTTCATCGCGGAATCCGTATCCGATCAGCGACAGCGCGATGAAAATTACGCTGCCGTATGTAGTATCATGCAAAATTTTCTCCTGCTTGGTTGGGAGCACGGGTTGGGCGCGCTGTGGGACACGGATCCGATGCTTCAAAGCGAATCGTTTCTTGCGGAAATCGGTTTGCAAGAGGGTGAACGTTTTGCTGGAATTTTACACGTGGGATATTTCGATAAAGTGCCAAGAGCCCGAAGAAGAACGCCGGCGGAACAGAAATGGACCTCGATCGTCGGAGACGGACAGCCGGATGAAAAGCAGTCGAATAACGCCCGAATTTCAGAGCAAAGCATTCTGGAGGTTTTGAATGACGCAGTCTGGGCGCCTAACGACGGATTAAGGGAACCGTGGCGTTTTATCTATGTGACGGGCAGCGGGGCAGTCGGAAAGCTGCCTGTCTTGCAAGGGAATCCTTCGCCTGCCCTTCTTCTAGTCGTAGCCAAGGAAGAAGCAGATTCCCATAAGCAGGAGGAGGATTATGCAGCGGTATGCTGTTTAATCCAGAACTTTCAATTGCTGGTCAAATCCAAACCGTGGTACGCACGCCGAACGGTCCCGGAATGGATCTATGACCAGGATCATTGCAAGCTATTCGGCATCCGTCCACTGGAGCGGATCGTAGCAGTGCTGGAGCTCGGGGAAGATGATCCATTCTCACAATCAGCACCGTCTGCTCCCCCCTTGCTGAACCTCACGCATTTATGA